In Pseudomonas fluorescens NCIMB 11764, a single window of DNA contains:
- a CDS encoding DUF58 domain-containing protein, producing MNAILPPEPGIRVSLAELIEMRHRVREVQLFSTPSQRSPLIGLHHSKLRGRGVDFDQVRVYQAGDDVRSIDWRVTARTQEPHTKLFHEERERPIFIMVEQSRRLFFGSGLMFKSVLAAQAASLIGWAALGHNDRVGGLVFGDTEHYEIKPRRSKQSLLQFLNRLVRVNQSLHTESEQNRDALNLALRRAREVLRPGSLVIVICDERALTEGSEQQLSLLSRHCDLLLLPLSDPLDHALPAAGLLRFVERGAQLELDTLNFDLRQTYRAQAEARIAHWELLAQKLRVLLMPLSTQSEMVEQLREYLNPQKPGKHR from the coding sequence ATGAACGCCATCCTGCCGCCCGAGCCGGGCATCCGCGTCAGCCTCGCCGAGCTGATCGAGATGCGCCATCGTGTGCGTGAAGTGCAGTTGTTTTCCACGCCGAGCCAGCGTAGCCCGCTGATCGGCCTGCACCACTCCAAGCTGCGTGGCCGTGGCGTGGACTTCGACCAGGTGCGGGTCTATCAGGCCGGCGACGACGTACGCAGCATCGACTGGCGCGTCACCGCCCGCACACAGGAGCCGCACACCAAGCTGTTCCATGAAGAACGCGAGCGACCGATTTTCATTATGGTCGAGCAAAGCCGACGGCTGTTTTTCGGTTCAGGGCTGATGTTCAAATCGGTGCTCGCCGCCCAGGCCGCGAGCCTGATTGGCTGGGCTGCACTCGGCCACAACGATCGCGTCGGCGGGCTGGTGTTCGGCGATACCGAACACTACGAAATCAAGCCCCGGCGCAGCAAACAGAGCCTGCTGCAATTTCTCAACCGACTGGTGCGTGTCAATCAGTCGTTGCACACCGAAAGCGAACAGAACCGCGATGCCCTCAACCTGGCCCTGCGTCGTGCCCGGGAGGTGCTGCGCCCCGGCAGCCTGGTAATCGTGATCTGCGACGAGCGCGCGTTGACCGAGGGCTCCGAGCAGCAACTGAGCCTGCTGTCCCGCCATTGCGACCTGTTGCTGCTGCCGCTGTCCGATCCACTGGACCACGCCCTGCCCGCTGCCGGCCTTTTGCGGTTTGTCGAACGCGGCGCGCAGCTGGAACTCGACACGCTGAATTTCGACTTGCGCCAGACCTACCGCGCCCAGGCTGAAGCGCGCATCGCCCATTGGGAATTGCTCGCGCAAAAGCTTCGCGTATTGTTGATGCCCCTGAGCACCCAGAGCGAGATGGTCGAACAACTGCGCGAGTACCTGAACCCGCAGAAGCCGGGGAAACATCGATGA
- a CDS encoding DUF4381 domain-containing protein yields MSSLDQLQPLISPPPPGFWPPAPGWWLLLLLLPLIGFGLWKARRFLPNKRPIVRAEQPLDPVRLAALAELALMPKPYDGAPAGAWLQQLNGLLKRLCRNHYPYSQSHTLNGRKWLAFLDNRCPAAGLTRWMVLVEGAYKPECKLDDKAIAGLTQAVDTWIRKHV; encoded by the coding sequence ATGAGCAGCCTCGATCAACTGCAACCGCTGATTTCCCCTCCTCCACCAGGCTTCTGGCCACCCGCGCCGGGCTGGTGGTTGTTGCTGTTGTTGCTGCCGCTGATCGGTTTCGGCCTGTGGAAGGCGCGGCGCTTCCTGCCCAACAAGCGCCCCATCGTGCGTGCCGAACAACCGCTGGACCCGGTACGCCTCGCCGCACTGGCGGAACTGGCGTTGATGCCCAAACCGTACGACGGCGCACCGGCCGGCGCCTGGCTGCAGCAGCTCAACGGCCTGCTCAAACGCCTGTGCCGTAACCATTACCCCTACAGCCAGAGCCACACCCTCAACGGGCGCAAATGGCTGGCATTCCTCGACAACCGTTGCCCGGCCGCCGGCCTGACGCGCTGGATGGTGTTGGTCGAAGGCGCCTACAAACCCGAATGCAAACTCGACGACAAGGCCATCGCCGGCCTGACGCAAGCCGTCGACACGTGGATTCGCAAACATGTTTGA
- a CDS encoding vWA domain-containing protein — MFEFAWPWIFALLPLPWLMRIVLPVADSGEPALKVSFLSDLEGLARRRARANLPAWRQQAPFMLLWLFLLIAAARPQWLGEPLPIAASGRDLLVAVDVSGSMDFPDMQWRDDEVSRLTLVQHLLGDFLESREGDRVGLILFGSRAYLQAPLTFDRRTVRVWLDEARIGIAGKNTAIGDAIGLALKRLRMRPAQSRVLILVTDGANNGGEIDPLTAARLAANEGVKIYPIGIGADPEDSGTAAFLGINPSLDLDEPALKAIAAATGGQYFRARDGKELQAIKETLDQLEPVTQQPTQARPAQTLYQWPLAIALLLSMLLVIRERWPDNPLQRLFTRDLFLQTPLPDWRQRLKRLRLRRRR, encoded by the coding sequence ATGTTTGAGTTCGCCTGGCCTTGGATCTTCGCCCTGCTGCCGCTGCCCTGGTTAATGCGCATCGTGCTGCCGGTGGCCGACAGCGGCGAACCGGCGCTCAAAGTCAGTTTCCTCAGCGACCTCGAAGGCCTGGCCCGGCGTCGCGCTCGGGCCAATCTGCCGGCCTGGCGCCAGCAAGCGCCGTTCATGCTGCTGTGGCTGTTTTTGCTGATCGCCGCGGCGCGCCCGCAGTGGCTCGGCGAACCGTTACCCATTGCCGCCAGTGGCCGTGACCTGCTGGTGGCGGTGGACGTTTCCGGCTCCATGGACTTCCCCGACATGCAGTGGCGAGACGATGAAGTCAGCCGCCTGACGCTGGTGCAACATTTGCTCGGTGATTTTCTGGAGAGTCGCGAAGGCGACCGTGTCGGCCTGATCCTCTTCGGCAGCCGGGCGTATCTGCAGGCACCCCTGACGTTTGACCGGCGCACTGTGCGGGTCTGGCTCGACGAAGCGCGCATCGGTATCGCCGGAAAGAACACCGCCATCGGCGACGCTATCGGCCTCGCGCTCAAACGCCTGCGCATGCGTCCGGCGCAAAGCCGCGTGCTGATTCTGGTGACGGACGGCGCCAATAACGGCGGCGAAATCGACCCGCTGACGGCAGCGCGGCTGGCGGCCAATGAAGGCGTGAAAATCTACCCGATCGGCATCGGCGCCGATCCCGAGGACAGCGGCACCGCAGCATTCCTCGGGATCAACCCGAGCCTGGACCTCGACGAACCTGCGTTGAAGGCCATCGCCGCCGCCACGGGCGGCCAGTATTTCCGCGCTCGCGACGGCAAGGAGTTGCAAGCGATCAAGGAAACTCTCGATCAACTGGAGCCGGTGACTCAACAACCGACCCAGGCCCGTCCGGCGCAGACGTTGTATCAATGGCCGCTGGCGATAGCGCTGCTGTTGAGCATGCTGCTGGTCATCCGCGAACGCTGGCCGGACAACCCGTTGCAGCGTCTGTTTACCAGGGATCTGTTCTTGCAGACACCATTGCCTGACTGGCGCCAACGGCTCAAGCGCCTGCGCCTGCGGAGGCGCCGATGA
- a CDS encoding tetratricopeptide repeat protein, protein MSELWPYWFRPWWLLLLPLLGWLLWQLWHRQKRAGRWQMILPPAFHSALLSGGNGRESKLPWVALGVAWLLTILALLGPSWERVEQTSQKPADPLVVILELTPEMLATDVTPNRLEQARRKLFDLLQNRSDAQTAIVVYAGSAHTLVPLSDDLSTSRNLLDALKPSLMPLAGHRADLAVNKALALLTQSALGDGRILLVGSSLTDLEREGIQQALDGKSTEFLMLGIGTAEGAPITQEDGSFLKDDQGAILVPRLDESSLKAFVNGLDGRYRHGGLDDADLRALGLLDGPRHLRNDGQTLRLDTWADQGYWLLLPLLLLAACAGRRGWLFCLPLLFLFPQPSYAFDFEDLWLRPDQQGLHLLKKKRPAEAAQHFEDRQWQGVALYESGDYSGAAQRFAEGNDAHAHYNRGNALAKSGELEAALDAYEQALERQPDLRPAQTNKALVENLLKQKNTPAPVEPDKTEGDETGTPQEPPPGAATQPSNSGEPKSDAQTATPDAEQSDTTAPRPGTNEVPGSELGDEQSTTPPLRPAGDAIDGEQRQALEQWLRKIPDDPGELLRRKFWYEQQQHQDQEKTR, encoded by the coding sequence ATGAGCGAACTGTGGCCTTACTGGTTCCGCCCTTGGTGGCTGCTGCTGTTGCCGCTGCTCGGCTGGTTGCTCTGGCAGCTCTGGCATCGGCAGAAGCGCGCCGGTCGCTGGCAGATGATTCTGCCACCCGCCTTTCATTCCGCGCTGCTCAGTGGCGGCAACGGACGCGAGAGCAAACTGCCGTGGGTCGCGCTCGGCGTAGCGTGGCTGTTAACGATACTGGCGCTGCTCGGACCGAGCTGGGAGCGTGTCGAGCAAACCAGTCAGAAACCGGCCGACCCGCTGGTGGTTATTCTGGAGCTGACCCCGGAAATGCTCGCCACCGACGTGACGCCTAACCGGCTGGAACAGGCCCGGCGCAAGCTGTTCGACCTGCTGCAGAATCGCAGCGACGCGCAGACCGCCATTGTTGTCTACGCAGGCAGCGCGCACACGCTGGTGCCGCTGTCGGATGACCTCTCCACCAGTCGTAATCTGCTGGATGCGCTCAAACCGTCGCTGATGCCCCTGGCCGGCCATCGCGCCGACCTTGCGGTGAACAAGGCCCTTGCGCTGTTGACTCAGAGTGCCTTGGGTGACGGCAGGATCCTGCTGGTCGGCTCGTCCTTGACCGACCTGGAACGCGAAGGGATTCAGCAGGCGCTGGACGGCAAGTCGACAGAATTCCTGATGCTCGGCATCGGCACCGCCGAAGGTGCGCCAATCACGCAGGAAGACGGCAGTTTCCTTAAGGACGATCAGGGCGCAATTCTGGTCCCGCGCCTGGACGAGTCGAGCCTGAAAGCGTTCGTCAACGGCCTCGACGGGCGTTATCGCCATGGGGGGCTGGACGACGCCGACCTGCGCGCCCTCGGCCTGCTCGACGGTCCACGTCATCTGCGCAACGATGGCCAGACCTTGCGCCTCGATACCTGGGCCGATCAGGGTTACTGGCTGCTGTTGCCGTTGCTGCTGTTGGCAGCCTGCGCCGGTCGTCGCGGCTGGTTGTTCTGCCTGCCGTTGCTGTTCCTGTTTCCGCAACCGAGCTACGCCTTCGACTTTGAGGACTTGTGGCTGCGCCCGGATCAACAGGGGCTGCACCTGCTCAAGAAGAAGCGCCCCGCCGAAGCCGCGCAACACTTCGAAGATCGACAATGGCAAGGCGTCGCGCTCTATGAGTCCGGCGACTACAGCGGCGCCGCCCAGCGGTTCGCCGAAGGCAATGACGCCCACGCCCACTACAATCGTGGCAACGCGCTGGCAAAGAGCGGAGAGCTGGAAGCCGCGCTGGATGCTTACGAACAGGCGCTGGAACGTCAACCAGACCTGCGCCCGGCGCAGACCAACAAGGCCTTGGTGGAAAATCTGCTCAAACAGAAAAACACACCGGCCCCCGTCGAGCCGGACAAAACCGAAGGCGACGAGACCGGAACCCCGCAGGAACCGCCGCCCGGCGCCGCCACCCAACCGTCGAACAGTGGCGAACCGAAGTCCGACGCCCAGACGGCTACACCCGATGCGGAACAGTCGGATACGACAGCCCCGCGCCCCGGCACCAATGAAGTGCCCGGCAGTGAGTTGGGCGACGAACAAAGCACCACCCCGCCATTGCGCCCGGCCGGCGATGCCATCGATGGCGAACAGCGTCAGGCGCTGGAGCAATGGCTGCGCAAGATTCCGGATGATCCGGGTGAATTGCTCAGACGCAAATTCTGGTACGAACAGCAACAACATCAGGATCAGGAAAAAACTCGATGA
- a CDS encoding BatD family protein, translated as MTRFTAFLLAMFLWTVQAQAAGLVASVDRSRLNSGETVELTLESNDVTQFGKPDLTALEPLFDVRGTRQVNQLTTINGDNRATTRWIITLLPRQNGSVVIPTLQLGDAQSQPITLQVVESETQDSKNKLAPVFIDASLDQSSVYVQAQAILTLRIYHSVSLYDDSSLTPLQIPDARIEQLGESRTYEKDINGLRHGVIELRYAIYPQHSGQLIIPAQIFSATLVDAQPAQDAESQVPKSGKLMRVSSAQLPLTVKAKPATYPADVPWLPARSLSLSESWNPEPDHAQVGDSLTRSLTLRAEGLASSQLPPLPVTDVNGLRRYPDQPVLVNQNSERGLIGSREDREALVPVRDGDVELPAVEVVWWNTFEDHLEHTSLPARTLQVANNPGLMVDSPAGMPTVISAADNEALWWWKLSTVMLACTTLLGFGLWWRARWQPAILRAAQAGPSPRTVLDDLKRACQANDPHATRQALDAWARQQPETLADMAARFVPLSDALDGLNGALYSETGQHWQGEELWRAIKAIPIAERVHDPVGDSGLPPLYPK; from the coding sequence ATGACCCGCTTCACCGCTTTCTTGCTTGCCATGTTTCTCTGGACAGTTCAGGCCCAGGCTGCGGGGCTGGTCGCCAGTGTCGATCGCAGTCGTCTGAACTCCGGCGAGACGGTCGAGCTGACCCTGGAATCCAACGACGTGACGCAGTTCGGCAAGCCCGACCTGACGGCGCTGGAGCCGCTGTTCGACGTTCGCGGCACCCGCCAGGTCAACCAGTTGACCACCATTAACGGCGACAACCGCGCCACCACCCGCTGGATCATCACCCTGCTGCCGCGCCAGAACGGCAGCGTGGTGATTCCCACGTTGCAACTGGGCGACGCGCAAAGCCAGCCGATTACCCTGCAAGTGGTAGAAAGCGAAACCCAGGACAGCAAGAACAAGCTGGCGCCGGTGTTCATCGACGCCAGCCTCGATCAGAGCAGCGTGTACGTGCAGGCCCAGGCGATCCTGACCTTGCGCATCTACCATTCCGTTTCGCTGTACGACGACAGCAGCCTGACCCCGTTGCAGATTCCCGATGCGCGCATCGAGCAACTGGGTGAGTCGCGGACATACGAAAAAGACATCAACGGCCTGCGCCATGGCGTGATTGAACTGCGCTACGCGATCTACCCGCAACACAGCGGCCAGTTGATCATTCCGGCGCAGATTTTCAGCGCCACGCTGGTCGACGCCCAGCCGGCCCAGGACGCCGAATCCCAGGTGCCGAAGTCTGGCAAACTGATGCGCGTCAGCTCGGCCCAACTGCCGCTGACCGTCAAGGCAAAACCAGCCACCTATCCGGCTGACGTGCCTTGGTTACCGGCCCGCAGCCTGAGCTTGAGCGAGAGCTGGAACCCTGAGCCGGATCACGCGCAGGTGGGCGATTCGCTGACTCGCAGCCTGACCTTGAGGGCGGAAGGCCTGGCCAGTTCTCAACTGCCCCCGTTGCCGGTGACCGATGTCAATGGCTTGCGCCGTTATCCGGATCAGCCGGTGCTGGTCAACCAGAACAGCGAGCGCGGCCTGATCGGCAGCCGTGAGGACCGTGAGGCGCTGGTGCCTGTTCGCGACGGTGACGTCGAGTTGCCGGCGGTGGAGGTCGTCTGGTGGAACACGTTCGAGGATCACCTGGAGCACACCAGCCTGCCGGCCCGGACCCTGCAAGTAGCGAACAATCCGGGATTGATGGTCGATAGCCCGGCGGGCATGCCGACGGTCATTTCCGCTGCCGACAACGAAGCACTCTGGTGGTGGAAACTCAGCACCGTGATGCTGGCCTGCACCACTCTGCTGGGCTTTGGCCTCTGGTGGCGCGCCCGCTGGCAACCGGCGATCCTGCGCGCAGCCCAGGCCGGCCCGAGCCCGCGCACCGTGCTCGACGACCTCAAGCGCGCCTGCCAGGCCAACGACCCCCACGCCACCCGTCAGGCCCTCGACGCCTGGGCCCGGCAACAACCGGAAACCCTGGCCGACATGGCGGCGCGATTTGTGCCGTTATCGGACGCGCTGGATGGTTTGAACGGGGCGCTGTACAGCGAAACTGGCCAGCATTGGCAGGGAGAAGAGTTGTGGCGCGCGATCAAGGCGATCCCGATTGCCGAGCGGGTTCATGATCCGGTCGGCGACAGTGGCCTGCCGCCGCTTTATCCGAAATAA
- a CDS encoding exonuclease SbcCD subunit D C-terminal domain-containing protein translates to MRLFHTSDWHLGQNLHGQDRDFEHGCFLEWLLRQLKLDQPDVLLIAGDIFDTVNPPVKAQERLYDFIVSAHEQQPKLTIVMIAGNHDSGSRIELPAPLMRRLRTHALGRVLWLDDGQLDAERLLLPLPDAKGKTVAWCLALPFLRPAEVTGAHLGDNYLRGIGQVHEWLIEAANAKRKKGQALIAISHAHMAGGSVSEDSERSLIIGNAEALPASLFGPSISYVALGHLHKPQKVNGEERIRYSGSPIPLSFSEIGYQHQILDIQLDGETLVSVEPKLIPRAVNLQRVGPAPLADILLQLADLPNIDLLADIQRQPWLEVRVRLDEPQPDLRHQVESALQGKAVRLVRIAAEYAGNGSRDGVDDGAPLIELDQLTPQELFSRAWLDNYGSEVDEQTLQDFAELLQDVQMESEQP, encoded by the coding sequence TTGCGTCTGTTTCACACCTCCGACTGGCACCTTGGGCAGAACCTGCACGGCCAGGACCGTGATTTCGAGCACGGTTGTTTCCTCGAGTGGCTGTTGCGCCAGTTGAAGCTGGACCAGCCCGATGTGCTGCTGATCGCCGGCGACATCTTCGACACGGTCAATCCACCGGTCAAAGCCCAGGAGCGCCTCTACGACTTCATCGTCAGCGCCCATGAACAACAACCGAAGCTGACCATCGTGATGATCGCCGGCAACCACGATTCAGGTTCGCGCATCGAACTGCCCGCACCGCTGATGCGTCGTTTGCGTACCCACGCTCTGGGTCGTGTGTTGTGGCTGGATGACGGGCAGCTCGACGCCGAGCGTTTGCTGCTGCCACTGCCGGACGCCAAGGGCAAAACTGTCGCCTGGTGCCTGGCGCTGCCGTTCCTGCGGCCTGCCGAAGTGACCGGCGCGCATCTGGGCGACAATTATCTGCGCGGGATCGGCCAGGTTCATGAATGGCTGATCGAAGCCGCCAACGCCAAGCGCAAGAAGGGCCAGGCGCTGATTGCCATCAGTCATGCGCACATGGCCGGCGGCTCGGTGTCGGAAGACTCCGAGCGCAGCCTGATCATCGGCAATGCTGAAGCGCTGCCTGCCAGCCTGTTCGGCCCGAGCATCAGCTACGTCGCCCTCGGTCATTTGCACAAGCCGCAGAAGGTCAACGGTGAAGAGCGCATTCGCTACAGCGGCTCGCCAATTCCATTGTCGTTCTCCGAAATCGGCTATCAGCATCAGATTCTCGATATCCAGCTCGACGGCGAAACCCTGGTCAGCGTGGAGCCGAAACTGATTCCCCGCGCCGTGAACCTGCAACGCGTCGGCCCCGCGCCCTTGGCCGATATCCTCCTGCAACTTGCCGACCTGCCGAACATCGATCTGCTGGCGGATATTCAGCGTCAGCCATGGCTGGAAGTCCGGGTTCGCCTGGATGAGCCGCAACCTGATTTGCGCCACCAGGTGGAATCGGCCCTGCAAGGCAAAGCCGTGCGCCTGGTGCGCATCGCCGCTGAGTACGCGGGCAACGGCAGTCGCGATGGCGTCGATGACGGCGCCCCCCTGATCGAACTGGACCAACTCACGCCTCAGGAACTGTTCAGCCGCGCCTGGCTGGACAACTACGGCAGCGAGGTCGACGAGCAAACGCTGCAAGACTTTGCCGAGTTGTTGCAGGACGTGCAGATGGAGAGCGAACAGCCATGA
- a CDS encoding AAA family ATPase, producing MKILAIRLKNLASLAGPFEIDFTAEPLASAGLFAITGPTGAGKSTLLDALCLALFGAVPRLSNAQVSAKAPDADGEISTGDPRTLLRRGTGEGYAEVDFVGIDGRRYRARWEANRAREKAGGKLQASRQSLRDIDLDQLLASQKVEFKAQLESVLGLNFEQFTRAVLLAQSEFSAFLKANDNERSELLEKLTDTALYTRLGRRAFDKTKEARETHKLLLDQATGVTPLAPEARAELDERFNEAQQQLKNQQAQLKQLELQHTWLKELRQLQDEQLSATEQLTSAQQDWESLAGERLKLTRLEHLAPQRHQFARQTELSARLTPLAEQIQQHTRQEQELQARQTQLEHSLGAAQTALVEAQSQHTSSVPLLRQAFEAQSTLARLIKDTGLSADLKQQAELACSEGQQTIQGLLDQQNRVAERLQRIAAELEQSTHLAPLSDAWNAYRDRLQQLMLIGNRLNKGQAELASLELNASRAAEEWATQKQNLEVLYKEAGAEPEAVAEQIQLLGNLLQDNRKQLRSFEELTRLWASQQELDKRIAELQQRQTIAQQERDRLTQDGVKTKNELTVAEQTLTVTRELLERQRLARSASVEELREQLQDDQPCPVCGSLDHPYHQPEALLQSLGRHDESEQANAQKAVDLLKEKLTDLRTEVGGVIAQQKELLQQQEQLVAQQQNLAPSLDAHPLSAQLFSQDSAKRDAWLNQQNSQLNQSITQDEQRQTALLTLQQDAARLQQQLRSAETASLQAAQHLANQQRELSNDRQRLDEELTAFSTLLPADTLDALRNEPAATFMQLDRQIAQRLEQLDQQRDELSEQQQRQQTLEKEQDRQLTRVQQLEAAQQQFSALAEQQQACQQQLTQLLGSHSSAEQWQQQLDQAVEQARHAETAANQELQSVRTRLVQLAAELKAQQDRLIALEAEDRELNTKIADWRALHPELDDGGLEQLLSVDDQQVSELRQRLQHNEKAIEQAKVLLQERDKRLTLHQAQHNGNLDAEQLATALNELQGQFAASEHRCAELRAEQAEDQRRQNANQALTQQIADAYTEYQRWARLNALIGSASGDTFRKIAQAYNLDLLVHHANVQLRQLVRRYRLKRGGSMLGLLVMDTEMGDELRSVHSLSGGETFLVSLALALGLASMASSTLKIESLFIDEGFGSLDPESLQLAMDALDGLQAQGRKVAVISHVQEMHERIPVQIQVHRQGNGLSTLEVK from the coding sequence ATGAAAATTCTCGCGATCCGCCTGAAAAACCTCGCCTCGTTGGCCGGGCCGTTTGAAATCGACTTCACCGCCGAACCGCTGGCCAGCGCCGGTTTGTTCGCGATCACCGGGCCCACCGGCGCCGGCAAAAGCACCTTGCTCGATGCCTTGTGCCTGGCGCTGTTCGGCGCCGTGCCACGACTGAGCAACGCTCAAGTGTCGGCCAAGGCGCCAGACGCCGACGGCGAGATCAGCACCGGCGACCCTCGCACACTGCTGCGTCGCGGCACCGGTGAAGGCTATGCCGAAGTGGATTTCGTCGGCATCGATGGCCGCCGCTACCGCGCTCGCTGGGAAGCCAATCGCGCCCGGGAAAAGGCCGGCGGCAAGCTGCAAGCCAGCCGTCAAAGTTTGCGCGACATCGACCTGGATCAGCTGCTGGCCAGTCAGAAAGTCGAGTTCAAGGCCCAGCTCGAATCCGTCCTCGGTTTGAACTTCGAGCAGTTCACCCGCGCCGTGTTGCTGGCCCAGAGTGAGTTCAGTGCGTTCCTCAAGGCCAATGACAACGAGCGCAGCGAACTGCTGGAAAAACTCACCGACACTGCGCTGTATACGCGCCTGGGTCGCCGCGCGTTCGACAAGACCAAAGAGGCCCGCGAAACCCACAAGCTGTTGCTGGATCAAGCCACCGGCGTCACACCGCTGGCGCCCGAAGCCCGTGCGGAGCTGGATGAACGCTTCAATGAGGCGCAGCAGCAACTCAAAAACCAACAGGCGCAACTCAAGCAATTAGAGCTGCAACACACGTGGCTGAAAGAGCTGCGCCAGTTGCAGGACGAACAGCTCAGCGCCACCGAACAACTGACCAGCGCCCAACAGGATTGGGAAAGCCTGGCCGGCGAACGCTTGAAGCTGACGCGCCTGGAACACCTGGCGCCCCAACGGCACCAGTTCGCCCGTCAGACCGAACTCAGTGCCCGCCTCACGCCGCTGGCTGAGCAGATTCAGCAGCACACCCGGCAAGAACAGGAGTTGCAGGCGCGTCAGACGCAACTCGAACACAGTCTGGGCGCCGCGCAAACCGCGCTGGTCGAGGCGCAAAGCCAACACACATCAAGTGTGCCACTGCTGCGTCAGGCCTTTGAGGCGCAAAGCACCCTCGCCCGCCTGATCAAGGACACCGGCCTCAGTGCCGACCTCAAGCAGCAGGCAGAACTGGCCTGCTCTGAAGGCCAACAGACAATCCAAGGTTTGCTCGATCAGCAGAATCGGGTCGCCGAGCGTCTGCAACGGATTGCTGCCGAGCTTGAGCAAAGCACCCATCTTGCGCCGCTCAGCGACGCCTGGAACGCCTACCGCGACCGTCTTCAGCAGTTGATGCTGATCGGCAATCGCCTGAACAAGGGGCAGGCCGAACTGGCGTCACTGGAACTCAACGCCAGCCGTGCCGCCGAAGAATGGGCCACGCAAAAACAAAACCTGGAAGTGCTCTACAAAGAGGCCGGCGCCGAGCCGGAAGCGGTGGCCGAACAGATCCAGTTGCTGGGCAATCTGTTGCAAGACAATCGCAAGCAACTGCGCAGCTTTGAGGAACTGACGCGTCTGTGGGCCAGCCAGCAGGAGCTGGACAAGCGCATCGCGGAACTGCAGCAACGCCAAACCATTGCCCAGCAGGAACGTGACCGCCTGACCCAGGACGGGGTGAAAACCAAAAACGAATTGACCGTCGCCGAACAGACCCTGACGGTGACTCGCGAACTGCTGGAACGCCAGCGCCTGGCCCGCAGCGCCAGCGTGGAAGAACTGCGCGAGCAGTTGCAGGATGATCAGCCGTGCCCGGTTTGCGGCAGCCTGGACCATCCTTATCATCAGCCCGAGGCGCTATTGCAAAGCCTCGGTCGCCATGATGAAAGCGAACAGGCCAACGCACAGAAAGCGGTGGATTTGCTCAAGGAAAAACTCACCGACCTGCGCACCGAAGTCGGCGGTGTGATTGCGCAACAAAAGGAGTTGCTGCAGCAGCAGGAACAGCTCGTCGCACAGCAGCAGAACCTGGCCCCCAGCCTCGATGCGCACCCGCTGTCGGCGCAGTTGTTCTCTCAGGACAGCGCAAAACGCGATGCCTGGCTGAACCAGCAAAACAGCCAGTTGAACCAAAGCATCACCCAGGACGAACAGCGGCAAACCGCCCTGCTCACCCTGCAACAGGACGCCGCGCGCCTTCAACAGCAACTGCGCAGTGCTGAAACCGCGAGCCTGCAGGCAGCCCAGCATCTGGCCAATCAGCAACGCGAACTAAGCAATGATCGCCAGCGTCTGGACGAAGAACTGACCGCGTTCAGCACCCTGCTCCCGGCCGACACACTGGACGCCTTGCGCAATGAGCCTGCCGCTACCTTCATGCAGCTCGACCGGCAGATCGCCCAGCGCCTGGAACAACTCGATCAGCAACGCGACGAACTCAGCGAACAGCAACAACGCCAGCAGACGCTGGAGAAGGAACAGGATCGTCAACTGACCCGCGTCCAGCAGCTGGAAGCGGCCCAGCAACAATTCTCTGCCCTCGCCGAGCAGCAACAGGCCTGCCAGCAACAACTGACGCAATTGCTCGGCTCCCACAGCAGCGCCGAACAGTGGCAGCAGCAGCTGGATCAGGCTGTCGAACAGGCGCGCCATGCCGAAACGGCTGCGAATCAGGAACTGCAATCCGTACGCACACGGCTGGTGCAACTGGCGGCGGAACTGAAAGCGCAGCAAGACCGCCTGATCGCCCTGGAAGCCGAAGACCGCGAACTGAACACGAAGATCGCCGACTGGCGCGCCTTGCATCCGGAACTGGATGACGGCGGCCTGGAGCAGTTGCTGAGCGTCGACGACCAACAGGTCAGCGAACTGCGCCAACGGTTGCAGCACAACGAAAAAGCCATCGAACAAGCCAAGGTGTTGTTACAGGAGCGCGATAAACGCCTGACCCTTCACCAGGCGCAGCACAACGGCAATCTCGATGCCGAGCAACTGGCTACCGCCCTGAACGAACTGCAAGGCCAGTTTGCCGCCAGCGAGCACCGTTGCGCCGAACTGCGCGCTGAACAGGCCGAGGATCAGCGCCGACAAAACGCCAATCAGGCGTTGACCCAACAGATCGCCGACGCCTACACCGAGTACCAGCGTTGGGCGCGCCTGAATGCGCTGATCGGTTCCGCCAGCGGCGACACCTTCCGCAAGATCGCCCAGGCCTACAACCTCGACCTGCTGGTGCATCACGCCAACGTCCAGCTACGGCAACTGGTGCGGCGCTATCGCTTGAAGCGCGGCGGCAGCATGCTCGGGTTGCTGGTGATGGACACCGAGATGGGCGACGAACTGCGCTCGGTGCATTCGTTGTCCGGCGGCGAAACCTTCCTCGTCTCCCTGGCACTGGCATTGGGCCTGGCGTCGATGGCGTCGAGCACGCTGAAAATCGAATCGCTGTTCATCGACGAAGGCTTCGGCAGCCTTGACCCGGAATCCCTGCAACTGGCCATGGATGCCCTCGACGGTTTGCAGGCGCAGGGCCGCAAGGTCGCGGTGATTTCCCACGTTCAGGAAATGCACGAACGGATTCCGGTACAGATTCAGGTCCACCGCCAGGGCAACGGTCTGAGTACGCTGGAGGTGAAATGA